ACTCGCATTAAAAATTAATAACTCAGCGCTGACTGTGGTCCTCGGAGAAACGACCCACTCTGACTAAGACAACATCctggtgaaaaaaaagattcttaAAAATAGTTTCAAAAGCTTTGTTCTGGctaccagaagaagaagaagaagaagggttCGGAAAAGCAACCGCAAGCAGAAAAAGACTCCACAATACAAAACATTTCACCTCAATTCTTTATTGAGGCTCCTCATGAGGAGGTGAATTACAAAAATGGTGTCAAGTTTACAAAGACAGAGAGCTTCACAATAGCCAGTGTTCAGCGGAAAGGAGACGATGCTCGGAAAAGTGGAGgcagttaatattaataataataataataacaataataagtaTAGCAACAGCAAGAATGTCAAATCTATGTACAAAATATTATCCCTGAACAGTTACACTGCACTCATTCATCACACAACGCACACAAGAATTTGTTTTCCCTGACATGAATGCAAGTAGAAGTCACACAAAGTCATCACAGTAGTCACGAAAACATTGGCAGCACTCTACTTGACAACtttgtcctgttttttttttgttaaatgagCAGATTTCCTCTCGCGTAACTTGCGTTTCTTAAACCCTCGTTTGCGTACATCTGGCAGAAGCACGACACGGCAATTATGACCTGCCGAGTCATGTTCTGGACACACAGGACAGAGGGTTCAAGTAGAAGTGTCACCTGAGGATTTTGTCCCCCCCTACCCCCAGtatgtacacacaaacaaacacattcaccCAAGTGCTTCCCACAAAAACTCCACCAACCGACTAGCTACTCCTGCACCTCTCAACCCTGTAGTTCAGCAGTTACACACATCACCGACATGCAGCATCCATAAATTAGGAATAATtcaagcaacaacaacaacaaacaaaaaaaaacggttTCAAATGGCTGCAAAACATGCACGAGCTTCAAGCAGTCCGGCACTTTACAAATGTAAACAATGAAAGAGAGAAATTACCATCACAATAATAGGtacaaatagtgaaaaataataatacacaccCGTTTCACATGtaaaattgcaattttttttttatgcatagaaacgaatcatgaaaaaaaaatcagtagaTGAGGCTTTAAAGTCTCCTTATTCACATTtataaaattagaaaaaaacagaaaaaatcaTCCACACATACTGTCACAAAGTCAGGAGCACAACCTTGCCGGGCTCCGTGAGCCCTGTAAACATTACGTTAAGTGACAAGTGTTGTGACAGCCAAGCGCCTTTAAAAAGAGGAGTCTGACAAACTGCAGGCAGACAGTGTTTGGATTCATTTCACCCCCGTGTCTGTTCAAACGTCTTTAAAAGGTCTCCTCGAAAGAAAAACCAGCAACAGCTACAGGAAACACAATATGACCTTTCTCCGTGTACTGATGCTGAAAATATATTAACATCGTTCTATTGCTCGGCTTTTATTCAATATAATCCCTTCTCTATTCTATCTGACAGTTAAtgtctgtctccacctgtccaGCGGGTCGCCAGAGAGATAAATCACTCGTCTTTTGCATCCTGCACTGCAACATGGTGATCGGTTTCCTGTGTCTGCGTGGACTGTGGCGGTTCACTTCCTGTTCAAGAGCTCTGGTAATCTCCCTGCTGAATGTCATGGCCTTGTTTTTTTGCTCTGTGGTCTAAAGAACTGTAGGCACTTAGTTTCAACCAGCAGCTTTGCATACAATCATGAACATGCTGCTGTGCCTCGGCGCTGGCAGAGAGGACGGGAccgcctgctgctgcttcttctttaaACTAGATTCCTGTTGACAGTCCGTTAAATGATGGGACGAATTCTTTATATTTGAAGGGGCGACTTAAATCCTATACAGTGCTATTTTAATGTCAGTTAGTGAATGAGAACAGTTCTCATGGCGCAGAAGTCAAAGCTAAGCTCAACTCTGCGTTGCTCTCAGGTTGGAGAGCAGCCGCTATGtcttcttcctccacctcctccacctccatgcCTCTCACCACATCACTCTCAATTTTGCTTTCCATTTCTATCTGATCCAAACTGGCTTCGTCCTCCTCCGTTTTCACCACCACCGCATCTTCTTCGGCTTTTATAGCGGCCAGAGTGTCTGCGGCGCTGGCCTGCGCGTACGCTCCCACGCTGGCGTGGCTAAGGCCGTGCACTTTCTTCAGGTGTTTCTCCAGAGTGGCGTAAACGGTGAAGGGCACCGAGCACAGCTGGCACAGAAAGGAGGCCTTGGCTCCCTGCGTGCCGTGGGTCTTCATGTGACGCGTCAGCTTGGAGCTCTGTGCGCAGGCGTAGTTGCAGAGGCCGCAGCGGTAGGGCCGCTCACCTGTGTGGCTACGGCGGTGCACAGTCAGGTTGCTGCTGTTTCTGAACTGTTTACCGCAGTACTCGCAGGCTtcgtctttcttcttcttcccagcTGAACTGGCGGTAGTACTGCTGTTGTTTCCCCCGCCGCCGCTGACGCCTCCTCCTACACTCCTCCGCTCGTTCTCCCTCTGCCACTCCTGCACTACCTCGCTGACTTTGGCTGAGCTCCactccgtctccgtctctatGATCTCTCCACTCTCGTTCTCCCACTCTCCGACTTCTCGCACTCTGTCGCCCATCTCCGGCCGTTTGGGCGTGCAGTTGCCACTGGCGATACCGCTCTCGCCACTGCCCCCCGTCTCTCCGCTCTCCAGCGAGCCCTCAGAGGGGCTGGCGCAGGGTGAGGTGTGCTGAGGCTCCCCCGgcccctctgcctcctcctcccctccctctacCCCCTCTCTCTGGCGCTGGTACAGCCTCAGCAGCTCCCTGTCTGGCGGTCTAACCTGTGAGGTCAGCAGCATCAGGCCTGAAGCTATGGACGGGTGTTTGGGCAGGCTCAGGTCTAACTCGGAGGGACCCTGGGCTCTCGCTTCTGCGCCTACCATTCCCTTTCCCATGATGACTGCAGCTGGCTGCATTTGAAACCTCCCTCCCATCCCGTGCCTCCCTGAGTCCTCCTCCATCACGACCATCTCCACCGACTCATATCcacttcctccacctccagccTCCCTGTGATGGCTCCTTATGTGCCGGGCCAGCTGGCCGCTCTGGGCGAAGGCATGCCCGCACACTCCGCAGTGATAGGGCCTGTCGCAGGAGTGAATCCGGCGGTGGGTGGACAGGGCGCGCAGGGACAGAAAGTTCTGGTCACACAGCTCGCAGTGGAAGTCCCACTGGAGGGTGCTGGTCCGAGGAAAGGGAGAAGCTGCTGGTGGAGATGAGGACGGAGACAAGACCAGGCCTCCGGGGGAACTGCCGGTGGCGGTGTTGTTATTCCCCTCGGCGAGCTCCCTGAGCCGCACTGAGAAGTTCAGAGCCTGCATGttactggaggaggaggtggaggaggtggtgtgtGTCTGACGGGAGCGACTGAGGCGCAGGGCGGATGGCTGAAAGGCGGAGGCAAGAGCTTGGCTCAGGTGGCGAGGGTCCAGAGTGGCCGCAGCAGGCTTGTGCCCTTTAagtcctccttttcttcctcctctcatgtCCATGTCGTCCTCCTCGTACTCCTGGTAGATGCtgaaggagtgtgtgtgctgaGCGTGCTGTAAGAGCGCCCACGCAGATGGAAACACACCCTCGCACTGCTGGCAGGTGAAGTAGGAGGGCTCCTCAGACACTGGAAAACAAAGATGGACAAAATTGAGTTAGCATTTTGATTAATAGTTGTTAAGTAAGGAATACAAGAGCATAGAAAAATATCTCTTTTGAAACTTGAACCTGAAATAACTGATTTTTCTGGCCACTTTGGGGCGCAGGAGAAACAAGCTGTGGACACAACACCTGACATATTTTTAAACTCGATACGGCTAACTTAGCAAAAAGTTGCCTTTTTACACATCCAACTGATACAAAGcaacattaatatttattttgtgtccacctgatgaatgtaagtccaatatttcactctcttttagctctgtatttggtctccaccaactgaATTTGGaagtatctgtctctttagctgctacaAGATCCACTAGGTTCACCAGCTggtcgctaactgtgtctgtctgctgtttgatgCTGAGCAGGttgtgtacagtgggtttttggggtcgtgtctagaatgtaacctgcaaattgcgaaaatctgcaaaaactcttgcgagactcgctgcccgacgacctatcctaagacatagatgcctaaccttaaccatctcgtgagAGCTGCGTAAGTAAAGTTGCGTGTTGAAAATCAAAACGACGACTTAAAAGACGCCGTAAAGTTATAAATACTGAACAGCTACATGAATATCAGGATGATAAAAGCCACATCTACCAGAATAAAAGCACAGACACATTCATATGGACTCAAATGAATGGAAgacgaagaagaggagggtCAGGTGATGAAGAAGTAACGCCAAAATAAGGAAAAAGTGTGCTCAGAATAGAGAAATAGGTCTCCGTAAGCCGACAGACCGACAGAGACACAGTCGTGTTGCAAAGTACATCTGGAGATATTTTTATATGTGGATAGCTTTGTCTCTTAACTGAGAGCCACTCTCCAATTAAGCTGCAAATTGCTAATTAGCAGAACGTAGAAAATGAacgctttatgcaaatcaggcaCTGACTCAGCCTGCTTGACAAATGAGGCCTTTCTGCATAAATCAAAATTGGAGAAGATCCCCAAATTGAGGGGGAAAAcagttctcttttttttttggagaggtTCAAAGCGGACTCTGGTATAAGCCTCTTTCATGTTTCCTCAAGTCAAATCCTTCTGTATTTTActggagggggggaggagagtgaagatgaaaaagagagcaactgtttctttctctttttcttccccccactctcctctctctcccgcCCTCCCTCTGTCTGGAGACGAAAGGAGCTGTGGTGTTCATGTCCTTTAACCTAGCCTGCGGAGAAACCCAGGAGAAGTTGAGatacttcttttaaaaataGGGTGAAGAGTGAGAGCgggaggaaaaaagagagggagagagagagagagagagagataggtaGGTCAGGGCTCAGGAGATAAAACGAAAATGAGataaaaagattataatgtAGTACAGGGGGCCAAGAGACACCACGAAAATATGTCACCCCTTCGGATCATACTTGAGACCCATCCTCCAACCTCGGCTCTCCTCATCACCCCTCCGCCCCCCCAAAACCCTCCAAATCTTTCCCTGAGGGGAGTATGGGGGGGGCTTTTGTCTCGGGGTCCTGGAGTGAAACACAATACCCAGCCGGtttctctttccttccctctctcccctcgctttttttttttttttgtaaggatTCCCATTTGGCCCGGGGTAGCACTTGAATATTAAGCAGAAGCAATAACTACTAATTAAAAATGCAGATTGGCTGGGAGCACTAACGAGCAGCAGGCAGAATCTCTTTTCCcttgggaggaggagggaggagaaaagagaggaggaggaggaggaggaaggagggaggggggcgAGAAATTGAAAGAGGGCAAAGCGAAAGTGTGTTGAAGATGGGGGGAAGaaatgaggaggagggggggatgttggagatgaggaaaaaaaaacaaacaaggagaataaataaaaaggaatgaGACAGATGCACGCGGCTCTTCGGTAATCCATCCCACTCCCTTTTCTCCTCCGTCCTCGCCGCTTCTCTCTTGAATACAGAAAATACATGGAGGGTCTTCATGTTGTGGGATAACTGCTCTTTCACTTCTCCGAAGCTTCAGATGCTCCACCGAACAACAAGACTTCCTATTACTTACAAGGCTGCACGTCCAATTAAAAATTGTCCCTTTGCTGCTTCAACATGCAAGAACTCAAAGTCCACGTCACAAACTGTAAAatctgaggagaaaaaaaacactaaaagctGGGTGAAATCGCAATTACCGACTCCAAACAAATGCAACCTACATTCGCTAATAAAACTTTAATCCAAACTTATCCACTTTTTCCATTATTCACAAGCTGTCGTGCtcttcccccccaccccctcgcCTTGTGTGCACATGTTAGGTTTGTTGTATAATCCTGCGGGCACAAAAATCACCAAACTCGTGGGTTCTCCGACTGtaagtgagagacggagagagcgagagatgaAAAACAGActgaaatagaaaaaacaaagagaTTGTGGACGGACGGAAATGGTGCGTGCACCAGTCCCCTGAGCGTTACACAAAGGAAGGAACTGCTAACGTATGTGTGTGCACGACAGAGAGGGTTTCAAAACGTGCAAAGGGGCACTTGTGCCTACAATGCAAGATGCTCTGTCCATCTAGTCATTTGCAACATCCCTCACTAAAGAGACACAGCATGACCTTCAAATAGATCTGACCTTTTGCAGGAGAAACACAATAAGTCTCCTCAAATTTGACGTGAAATTTTCAAAAAGGATTTTAATGAGAATTCACGAATTGCTGATGGACTTCCACCGTGACAATGTCACATTTGGCCACGACCATCTCGGCGTCCGCACTCTTCTTCTCTAAAAGGAAACAGCATGAAGACCTTTAGGGAAAATCACTGCCAATGTCTGATGCACAGTACGAGAAGAGAGGgacacagaaataaatatgacaaCAAGGGGAAGAAGAGGGAGAGCAAGATGCATAAGATGAAGTAAaaaagaggaggatggaggagattCCCAGGAGCTCAGGTGGCTCGGCCCGGGGCAGATCAGTGGGAGATGGCAGAGGAGCTGCACATGATGCAACGTTCTCCATTACAGTGTCATGACAGCGAGAAGAGCTGCACGAAACAGCCTCACATCCGCTCCTCTGTGATGGTCATACTGTGATGCACGACCATCAAGAACCAGGAGGGCGTTAAAGCACTGCTCCTGTGAGGACGTGGGTCCGGTCTCTGTTGTCCAGGGCGTAgtggaggacagagagggagaaacatGTTTACCTGGCCACTCCACCTCAGAGACTGACAGTCAGGGAGATGAGAAGGAGCTCAGGTGCTCAGTGTGGAGCCCTCGGGGACCCTCGGTGCCTTCCGAACGCTCCTGACGCCTATCCTTTCCACACAATTAGCCTGTGCGTCACTAACTCACGCAGGTCTGCTAATGGCAACGGCTTGCTAATGAGCTGGACTcgggagggaggtgggggggggacaGTTGTTAAATGAAGAGGAGGGGcggttgaagaaaaaaatatatataccaaaacaaaaaacagagtcACTAATTAGCAACCTGCCTTCTTTTTCTGCTTCTTCAAGCACTCACCTGCTTTGCCGTGCTCTGCCTTCACCTTGACGCCGGGCTCCTCCCCCCACGCTCGGCCCCCTCTCCTCAGCTCGATGTAGCCCGGACCCGGCTCGGCGACgcgctgctgctgatgctgctgtgcTCGGTTGGCAGGTGAGGGGGGCGTGGCGTTGGCGTTCGGGGCTTGGCTTCGGGAGCGGCAGCCGCCCTGTTTGTGCTGGATGAACGCCAGGATGTGGGCGAGGGGGAAGGCCCGGCTGCACTGGCCGCAGGTCAGGAGGTCACGACCCTCGCCAGGGGCTCGGacctgtggaggaggaggaggaggaggaggaggcggaggaggccGGTCGTCTGATGGAGTGGTGCCGTCCGCCATGTCAGTGACATctgagagggaagagagaaagtTCAATTACCAACAGAGATTACATTAATTTGACCTactataaacattttttaagagaaactgatgtgcagtgcaaaaacatgacaaatagGATCATTTAACACAAGCACAGTTCAAGGCACAGGGATTTCAACACCATTAGCACcgtaattaatcgattagtcgacagaATATTAATTGTTTAATTCATTTTTCAAGCATCAATTCACAGGTTCCAGCTtcctaaatgtgaatattatctGGTTCTTAGTCTCCTATGTGAAAGTAAAGTgagtatctttgggttttgtactgttggtcggacaaaacaagacatttaaaacaCGTCACCTTGGACTCGACAGGCGTCGACACtccacatttttctgacattttaaagagcaAACGAAAATAATCTGTGGAGTCATTGAGACCATCCCGTTTCATCCAGTATTTTCCACCCTTGTCTTTCTCGGTGGAGCGTAGATAGTTGGCGGTGTCTATAAAAAAGGTCCGTAGAGCGGTTTCTCTAAATCATTTTTATCTGCAGCCATAGAGAGATATCACTTTTACACACATCACTTTTTTTTAGCCATATCTCCAAAATACACAGAGAGAAATCAATACTGAAGCTGAGTGTTCTTGACATAAAGCGTCCCACTTTCTCTCCAAATAAAAAAGGCTGAATATACAGACAACACCAACATGTGCTGATCCACACTTCCTCCAACAAGAGTCCCAGTTAATCTGGATTTCCTCTTAGGAGTTTTTGACCGTTCTACAAATTAACAACCCAAAGTACTGTTACACCTCAGTGGAACAACAAAACAGGCGTGGTGATTGAAAGTGCGAGTTTCAGTTGTAAGCTCTAAAGCAACGAGGCCAATCTGCTCAGCCAATACTGACCACTTCCTTTAACCGACCCAGAACAGATCCGCTCTGTGACTGAGGCtgctgcagagacagagagagagagagagagaggagctccaACTGTCCATCTCAGCATGACATCAACCTCAGATTAATGTGACAATCACTACATGTATGTGCTGACAAGTGAAGTTATTGATTCAATAAAAAGGCAACATCATGACCAAAGCTCTCACTTTTTACTCACAGTTAGAACTTGCCCTACCAGCCACAAGCTGGCAGCGGGAGTTTCTCAACAGGAAGTGGATTgcaataaaagaagaaaaaaaatagactgAAGGTGTTTGAGATAAGAGTAGAtcctgtgtttttctgtgatcACAAACATGTACAGGACAGCTCCTAATCTGATAAATCTTAGGGAGCACTTTGACATGCATGCAGTCTGCAGACAAGTGCAAAGAAGTGGACACAACTTTGAACCAAAAGCTCCTCAGAGTCTGAGCAAACTTTGGCTATTTCTTAAGAAAGGCCTCCAGCTCAggccaggtgaggaggaggaggaggaggaaggggggtcAGTATTGCTCAACGCGGTCATGGGCACACCTTGATGCCTGGACTGGATCCACCTGCCCTGGCTAACATACAGGACAGGTACAGACAGTACAGTCTGAAGTCGGATCTCGCCAGTTGTTACTCAAAAATGTCACCTTTCCTGTTTCAGGGCTGCGCTGTTTGTGCAGACTTGCAAGGCGcggtcacactcacacacacacacacacacacacacacacacacacacacacacacacacacacacacacacacacacacacacacacacacacacacacacacacacacacacacacacacacacacacacacacacagagagagagagagagagagagagagagagagagagagagagagaaagaaagaaagaaacacacacacacacacactcactcactcatagacagacagagttgAGTCAGGGCCTGTGGTCACACCAGACACGCACCACTGGTCTCCAGTAGAGaactgtaaaaaacaaagtgtttaaAGTTTCCCTCTTGTTTCCT
The Sebastes fasciatus isolate fSebFas1 chromosome 7, fSebFas1.pri, whole genome shotgun sequence genome window above contains:
- the znf296 gene encoding zinc finger protein 296, which translates into the protein MSRRKVGSRPQHLSVIQDVTDMADGTTPSDDRPPPPPPPPPPPPQVRAPGEGRDLLTCGQCSRAFPLAHILAFIQHKQGGCRSRSQAPNANATPPSPANRAQQHQQQRVAEPGPGYIELRRGGRAWGEEPGVKVKAEHGKAVSEEPSYFTCQQCEGVFPSAWALLQHAQHTHSFSIYQEYEEDDMDMRGGRKGGLKGHKPAAATLDPRHLSQALASAFQPSALRLSRSRQTHTTSSTSSSSNMQALNFSVRLRELAEGNNNTATGSSPGGLVLSPSSSPPAASPFPRTSTLQWDFHCELCDQNFLSLRALSTHRRIHSCDRPYHCGVCGHAFAQSGQLARHIRSHHREAGGGGSGYESVEMVVMEEDSGRHGMGGRFQMQPAAVIMGKGMVGAEARAQGPSELDLSLPKHPSIASGLMLLTSQVRPPDRELLRLYQRQREGVEGGEEEAEGPGEPQHTSPCASPSEGSLESGETGGSGESGIASGNCTPKRPEMGDRVREVGEWENESGEIIETETEWSSAKVSEVVQEWQRENERRSVGGGVSGGGGNNSSTTASSAGKKKKDEACEYCGKQFRNSSNLTVHRRSHTGERPYRCGLCNYACAQSSKLTRHMKTHGTQGAKASFLCQLCSVPFTVYATLEKHLKKVHGLSHASVGAYAQASAADTLAAIKAEEDAVVVKTEEDEASLDQIEMESKIESDVVRGMEVEEVEEEDIAAALQPESNAELSLALTSAP